A genomic stretch from Candidatus Zixiibacteriota bacterium includes:
- a CDS encoding cytochrome c family protein, with translation MAKKLTLILTAILFVAATFVIATAQEGEKTAKAEKVEKEVVKHEYVGDKKCSCHNKDGVHPSWLETKHAKAFAALKPEQQKDAKCVGCHTTGTTAKGELLEGIQCEACHGPGSDYKTMKVMKDMKLAMENGLMMPDEKTCLKCHNENVPEEFRSKEKFDFEKMKAKGVHAMPVKEKVEEKKG, from the coding sequence ATGGCTAAGAAATTGACTCTCATTCTCACAGCGATCCTCTTCGTCGCCGCGACTTTCGTGATTGCGACAGCCCAGGAGGGCGAAAAGACTGCGAAGGCCGAAAAGGTCGAGAAGGAAGTTGTCAAGCACGAGTATGTCGGCGATAAGAAGTGTTCCTGCCACAACAAAGATGGCGTCCATCCGTCATGGCTCGAGACAAAGCACGCGAAGGCGTTTGCTGCACTCAAGCCTGAGCAGCAGAAAGACGCCAAGTGCGTTGGTTGCCATACCACAGGCACCACCGCGAAAGGCGAGTTGCTCGAAGGCATCCAGTGCGAGGCCTGCCACGGTCCGGGTAGTGATTACAAAACTATGAAGGTCATGAAAGACATGAAGCTGGCGATGGAAAATGGTCTAATGATGCCCGATGAGAAGACTTGCTTGAAATGCCACAACGAGAACGTACCGGAAGAGTTCCGCTCGAAAGAGAAGTTTGACTTCGAGAAGATGAAGGCGAAGGGCGTTCATGCCATGCCGGTGAAAGAGAAAGTAGAAGAGAAGAAGGGCTAA